The proteins below come from a single Oncorhynchus keta strain PuntledgeMale-10-30-2019 chromosome 32, Oket_V2, whole genome shotgun sequence genomic window:
- the LOC118364992 gene encoding T-complex protein 1 subunit delta, giving the protein MAAPKMPSGGMKNKGRGAYVDRDKPAQIRFSNISAGKAVAECIRTSLGPKGMDKMIQDGKGDVTITNDGATILKQMQVLHPAAKMMVELSKAQDIEAGDGTTSVVVIAGALLDACGKLLQKGIHPTTISESFQKAVDKGVEVLTGMSQPVLLSDRETLLNSATTSLCSKVVSQYSSLLAPMSVDAVMRVIDPATATGVDLHDIHIVKKLGGTIDDCELVDGLVLTQKVVNSSVSRVEKAKIALIQFCLSPPKTDMDNQIVVSDYAQMDRVLREERAYILNLVKQIKKAGCNVLLIQKSILRDALSDLALHFLNKMKIMVVKEIEREDIEFICKTIGTKPIAHIDQFLPEMMGTAELAEEVSLDGSGKLVKITGCTSPGKTVSIVVRGSNKLVIEEAERSIHDALCVIRCLVKKRALIAGGGAPEIELALRLAEYSRTLPGMEAYCVRAYADALEVVPSTLAENAGLNPISTVTELRNRHAQGEKTAGINVRKGGISNILEELVVQPLLVSVSALTLATETVRSILKIDDVVNTR; this is encoded by the exons ATGGCTGCACCAAAGATGCCAAGTGGTGGGATGAAAAACAAAGGACGAGGGGCATATGTAGACCGTGACAAGCCAGCACAGATTCGGTTCAGTAACATCTCCGCAGGAAAAG CTGTCGCTGAATGCATCAGAACCAGCCTTGGCCCCAAGGGCATGGACAAAATG ATTCAGGATGGGAAGGGTGACGTGACCATCACCAATGACGGGGCCACCATCCTGAAACAGATGCAGGTGCTGCACCCTGCAGCCAAGATG ATGGTGGAGCTGTCCAAAGCACAGGATATTGAGGCTGGTGACGGCACAACCTCGGTGGTGGTGATTGCTGGTGCCCTGCTTGACGCATGCGGCAAGTTGCTTCAGAAGG GTATCCACCCCACCACTATCTCTGAGTCGTTCCAGAAGGCGGTGGACAAGGGCGTCGAGGTGCTGACCGGCATGAGCCAGCCGGTACTCCTGAGCGACCGCGAGACACTGCTGAACAGTGCCACCACCTCTCTGTGCTCCAAGGTGGTGTCGCAGTACTCCAGCCTGCTAGCCCCCATGAGCGTGGACGCCGTGATGCGCGTCATCGACCCAGCCACCGCCACTGGCGTGGACCTGCACGATATTCACATTGTCAAGAAGctggg TGGGACCATTGATGACTGTGAGCTGGTGGATGGCCTGGTGCTGACCCAGAAGGTGGTCAACTCCAGCGTGTCCCGTGTGGAGAAGGCCAAGATCGCCCTCATCCAGTTCTGCTTGTCCCCGCCGAAAACTGAC ATGGACAACCAGATAGTAGTGTCAGACTATGCCCAGATGGACCGCGTGCTGCGCGAGGAGCGCGCCTACATCCTCAACCTGGTCAAACAGATCAAGAAGGCGGGCTGCAACGTCCTGCTCATCCAGAAGTCCATCCTCAG AGATGCTCTGAGCGATTTGGCCCTCCACTTCCTGAACAAGATGAAGATCATGGTGGTCAAGGAGATCGAGAGGGAGGATATTGAATTCATCTGCAag ACCATTGGCACCAAGCCCATCGCCCACATTGATCAGTTCCTTCCTGAGATGATGGGCACCGCCGAGCTGGCAGAGGAGGTCAGCCTGGATGGCTCTGGCAAGCTGGTCAAG ATCACAGGCTGCACCAGCCCTGGTAAGACTGTGAGCATCGTGGTGCGCGGATCCAACAAGCTGGTGATTGAGGAGGCGGAGCGCTCCATCCACGACGCTCTGTGTGTCATACGCTGTCTGGTGAAGAAGAG ggCTCTGATCGCCGGTGGCGGCGCTCCTGAGATCGAGCTGGCCCTGCGTCTGGCTGAGTACTCCCGCACGCTGCCAGGCATGGAGGCATACTGCGTGAGGGCCTACGCAGACGCCCTGGAGGTGGTGCCGTCCACACTGGCCGAGAACGCCGGCCTCAACCCCATCTCCACTGTCACAGAGCTCCGCAATAGGCACGCCCAAGGCGAGAAGACTGCCGGGATCAATGTCCGCAAG ggcgGTATCTCCAACATTCTAGAGGAGCTGGTGGTGCAGCCTCTGCTGGTGTCTGTCAGCGCTCTGACCCTCGCCACCGAGACGGTCCGCAGCATCCTCAAGATTGACGACGTG GTGAACACCCGATAA
- the LOC118364995 gene encoding protein FAM161A isoform X1 produces the protein MANAHRANVLVTSCLKTPVDPHTKAPLALYERQRALPCSPAAGRIDNRDYEKELQYDDSGSEYGDGDAPGKGSPLIIKDYRMTGDHIDLREFYFSNEEYYRKLEELKRAHLRTMAELEGMYRKKLELKSRPPSENVQGAQAHRSYLKISPMPVRRLRKAHSALELRRGSGLSDTSDEEGTVDNNVEKGLQSSPKEHIKNMWQDFKLSPRKCHLSTSSHQSLIGDNKNGIKGKDRKQGRKDVEHEPWKPKVTVPKPFHMTLRENQKHQKGVKTRSEIELENMALRKQLEELTECQRKFRASSVPAHVRLPLYEELQERDEARRATREREQQRLCSTQQPFSFLERERLKREQREVQLRNLQPNSKERVQPFRAKPVPKAVYEAASGEQLKEEQLYRAIKMQMRAQELLHSASMPPSMLARHLSERKWAKDEASGDTTGFEDDNSASYRPKINTEVPDFDASYRRFKKQLESRRDVKPLTTCEPFQLRTSQIPSHRERILADIEKEQMSPRAKRWPYISITGHVRSHNSSLCSSLSGSLEQLPAKVTDASKKRQEAVRKVLEQRKKAEEEEARWSERQKQREKKLAKVVSRRAQANDTHVPLSQTNQSKLKQFRKQDFQRRKEYKEEMREIQERVKGRPLLLEQVAQMNAKHAAEKHYTDTLRGCGVSEDFVSGKVPKSQRPGGQDSACRTSFSSDSKQSDKDETDTPAIYNTVFQDDYPDNYEDSFADQELEGEQVAEKDELMSMKGEDEGHDEVGREREDIGRYSDDCDYSDDHYSDDDDHYSDASEHYLPLDDEKNEGSDIIKRPKSTESSPSYRSGQYSRNSQKSESDRENAAIADKKNDEDD, from the exons ATGGCGAATGCCCATCGCGCCAACGTCCTGGTGACCTCCTGTTTGAAAACGCCGGTAGACCCACATACCAAGGCTCCGTTGGCGTTGTATGAAAGGCAGCGAGCCCTTCCATGTTCGCCAGCAGCTGGTCGTATTGACAATCGAGACTACGAAAAAGAG CTGCAGTATGACGACTCGGGTTCTGAGTACGGTGATGGGGATGCCCCCGGGAAGGGCAGCCCCCTGATTATCAAAGACTACCGAATGACAGGGGATCACATCGACTTGCGTGAGTTCTACTTCTCCAACGAGGAGTACTATCGTAAACTGGAGGAGCTGAAGAGGGCCCACCTTCGCACCATGGCCGAGCTAGAGGGCATGTACCGCAAGAAGCTGGAGCTCAAAAGCAGACCACCCTCAGAAAATGTGCAGGGGGCACAGGCACACAG GTCGTACTTGAAGATCAGCCCCATGCCTGTGAGGCGTCTGAGGAAGGCCCACTCTGCTCTGGAGCTGAGGAGGGGCTCTGGGCTGTCGGACACATCTGACGAGGAAGGTACTGTCGACAACAATGTGGAGAAGGGTCTGCAGTCCTCTCCCAAAGAGCACATCAAGAACATGTGGCAGGACTTCAAGCTGTCGCCTCGCAAGTGTCACCTGTCCACATCCTCCCACCAGAGCCTCATTGGGGACAACAAGAACGGCATCAAGGGTAAGGACCGGAAGCAAGGGCGAAAAGATGTCGAACACGAGCCTTGGAAACCCAAAGTGACCGTCCCCAAGCCGTTCCACATGACGCTGCGGGAGAACCAGAAGCACCAGAAAGGTGTCAAGACACGGTCAGAGATTGAGCTGGAGAACATGGCCCTACGGAAGCAGCTAGAGGAGCTGACAGAATGCCAGCGCAAGTTCCGTGCCAGCTCCGTACCCGCCCACGTGCGCCTGCCCCTGTATGAGGAGCTCCAAGAACGCGACGAGGCACGGCGGGCCACGCGTGAGCGGGAGCAGCAGCGTCTGTGCTCCACCCAGCAGCCCTTCAGTTTCCTGGAGCGCGAACGTCTcaagagggagcagagagaggtgcAGCTCCGCAACCTCCAGCCAAACAGCAAGGAGAGAGTCCAACCATTTAGGGCCAAGCCCGTGCCCAAGGCAGTGTATGAGGCGGCGTCGGGCGAGCAACTGAAGGAGGAGCAGCTGTACCGCGCCATCAAGATGCAGATGAGGGCCCAGGAGTTGCTCCACAGCGCCTCCATGCCACCCAGCATGCTTGCACGCCACCTTAGCGAAAGGAAGTGGGCCAAGGATGAAGCCAGTGGGGACACCACTGGATTTGAGGATGACAACAGTGCCTCTTACAGGCCTAAGATAAATACGGAGGTGCCCGACTTTGACGCCAGCTACAGGAGGTTCAAGAAGCAGCTGGAGAGCCGGCGCGACGTGAAACCTTTGACGACGTGCGAGCCGTTCCAGCTCCGGACGTCACAGATCCCCTCGCACCGCGAACGCATCCTGGCCGACATTGAGAAGGAGCAGATGAGTCCGCGGGCCAAGCGCTGGCCTTACATCAGCATAACTGGGCATGTCCGTTCACACAACTCTAgcctctgctcctccctctcaGGCAGTCTGGAACAGCTGCCTGCCAAAGTCACCGATGCCAGCAAAAAACGGCAAGAGGCCGTAAG AAAGGTACTTGAGCAGAGAAAGaaggcagaggaagaggaagcgagatggagtgagaggcagaagcagagagagaagaagctTGCGAAGGTGGTTTCGAGGCGCGCCCAGGCCAACGACACCCACGTGCCCCTCTCTCAGACCAACCAGTCCAAGCTCAAGCAGTTCAG AAAGCAGGACTTTCAGCGCAGGAAGGAGTacaaggaggagatgagggagatccaggagagagtaaaggggaggccTCTGCTGTTGGAGCAGGTCGCACAG ATGAATGCCAAACATGCTGCAGAGAAACACTACACAGACACCCTGCGAGGCTGTGGAGTGAGTGAGGACTTTGTCAGTGGCAAGGTGCCCAAGTCCCAGCGGCCAGGTGGCCAAGACTCTGCATGCAGGACCTCCTTCTCCAGTGACTCCAAACAAAG TGACAAGGATGAGACAGATACACCAGCTATTTACAACACGGTCTTCCAGGATGACTACCCAGACAATTATGAAGACAGCTTTGCTGACCAAGAACTGGAAGGAGAGCAGGTGGCTGAGAAAGATGAATTAATGTCCATGAAAGGGGAGGATGAAGGCCATGACGAAGTAGGGCGGGAGAGGGAGGACATTGGGCGTTATTCAGATGATTGTGATTATTCAGATGACCATTATTCAGATGATGATGACCATTACTCGGATGCCAGTGAGCATTACTTGCCCCTGGACGATGAAAAGAATGAAGGGAGTGACATCATCAAAAGGCCCAAGAGTACAGAGAGCAGCCCAAGCTATAGAAGCGGCCAGTACAGCCGAAACAGTCAGAAGTCAGAGAGTGATAGGGAAAACGCTGCAATAGCAGACAAGAAAAATGACGAGGATGACTGA
- the LOC118364995 gene encoding protein FAM161B isoform X2: MTGDHIDLREFYFSNEEYYRKLEELKRAHLRTMAELEGMYRKKLELKSRPPSENVQGAQAHRSYLKISPMPVRRLRKAHSALELRRGSGLSDTSDEEGTVDNNVEKGLQSSPKEHIKNMWQDFKLSPRKCHLSTSSHQSLIGDNKNGIKGKDRKQGRKDVEHEPWKPKVTVPKPFHMTLRENQKHQKGVKTRSEIELENMALRKQLEELTECQRKFRASSVPAHVRLPLYEELQERDEARRATREREQQRLCSTQQPFSFLERERLKREQREVQLRNLQPNSKERVQPFRAKPVPKAVYEAASGEQLKEEQLYRAIKMQMRAQELLHSASMPPSMLARHLSERKWAKDEASGDTTGFEDDNSASYRPKINTEVPDFDASYRRFKKQLESRRDVKPLTTCEPFQLRTSQIPSHRERILADIEKEQMSPRAKRWPYISITGHVRSHNSSLCSSLSGSLEQLPAKVTDASKKRQEAVRKVLEQRKKAEEEEARWSERQKQREKKLAKVVSRRAQANDTHVPLSQTNQSKLKQFRKQDFQRRKEYKEEMREIQERVKGRPLLLEQVAQMNAKHAAEKHYTDTLRGCGVSEDFVSGKVPKSQRPGGQDSACRTSFSSDSKQSDKDETDTPAIYNTVFQDDYPDNYEDSFADQELEGEQVAEKDELMSMKGEDEGHDEVGREREDIGRYSDDCDYSDDHYSDDDDHYSDASEHYLPLDDEKNEGSDIIKRPKSTESSPSYRSGQYSRNSQKSESDRENAAIADKKNDEDD, translated from the exons ATGACAGGGGATCACATCGACTTGCGTGAGTTCTACTTCTCCAACGAGGAGTACTATCGTAAACTGGAGGAGCTGAAGAGGGCCCACCTTCGCACCATGGCCGAGCTAGAGGGCATGTACCGCAAGAAGCTGGAGCTCAAAAGCAGACCACCCTCAGAAAATGTGCAGGGGGCACAGGCACACAG GTCGTACTTGAAGATCAGCCCCATGCCTGTGAGGCGTCTGAGGAAGGCCCACTCTGCTCTGGAGCTGAGGAGGGGCTCTGGGCTGTCGGACACATCTGACGAGGAAGGTACTGTCGACAACAATGTGGAGAAGGGTCTGCAGTCCTCTCCCAAAGAGCACATCAAGAACATGTGGCAGGACTTCAAGCTGTCGCCTCGCAAGTGTCACCTGTCCACATCCTCCCACCAGAGCCTCATTGGGGACAACAAGAACGGCATCAAGGGTAAGGACCGGAAGCAAGGGCGAAAAGATGTCGAACACGAGCCTTGGAAACCCAAAGTGACCGTCCCCAAGCCGTTCCACATGACGCTGCGGGAGAACCAGAAGCACCAGAAAGGTGTCAAGACACGGTCAGAGATTGAGCTGGAGAACATGGCCCTACGGAAGCAGCTAGAGGAGCTGACAGAATGCCAGCGCAAGTTCCGTGCCAGCTCCGTACCCGCCCACGTGCGCCTGCCCCTGTATGAGGAGCTCCAAGAACGCGACGAGGCACGGCGGGCCACGCGTGAGCGGGAGCAGCAGCGTCTGTGCTCCACCCAGCAGCCCTTCAGTTTCCTGGAGCGCGAACGTCTcaagagggagcagagagaggtgcAGCTCCGCAACCTCCAGCCAAACAGCAAGGAGAGAGTCCAACCATTTAGGGCCAAGCCCGTGCCCAAGGCAGTGTATGAGGCGGCGTCGGGCGAGCAACTGAAGGAGGAGCAGCTGTACCGCGCCATCAAGATGCAGATGAGGGCCCAGGAGTTGCTCCACAGCGCCTCCATGCCACCCAGCATGCTTGCACGCCACCTTAGCGAAAGGAAGTGGGCCAAGGATGAAGCCAGTGGGGACACCACTGGATTTGAGGATGACAACAGTGCCTCTTACAGGCCTAAGATAAATACGGAGGTGCCCGACTTTGACGCCAGCTACAGGAGGTTCAAGAAGCAGCTGGAGAGCCGGCGCGACGTGAAACCTTTGACGACGTGCGAGCCGTTCCAGCTCCGGACGTCACAGATCCCCTCGCACCGCGAACGCATCCTGGCCGACATTGAGAAGGAGCAGATGAGTCCGCGGGCCAAGCGCTGGCCTTACATCAGCATAACTGGGCATGTCCGTTCACACAACTCTAgcctctgctcctccctctcaGGCAGTCTGGAACAGCTGCCTGCCAAAGTCACCGATGCCAGCAAAAAACGGCAAGAGGCCGTAAG AAAGGTACTTGAGCAGAGAAAGaaggcagaggaagaggaagcgagatggagtgagaggcagaagcagagagagaagaagctTGCGAAGGTGGTTTCGAGGCGCGCCCAGGCCAACGACACCCACGTGCCCCTCTCTCAGACCAACCAGTCCAAGCTCAAGCAGTTCAG AAAGCAGGACTTTCAGCGCAGGAAGGAGTacaaggaggagatgagggagatccaggagagagtaaaggggaggccTCTGCTGTTGGAGCAGGTCGCACAG ATGAATGCCAAACATGCTGCAGAGAAACACTACACAGACACCCTGCGAGGCTGTGGAGTGAGTGAGGACTTTGTCAGTGGCAAGGTGCCCAAGTCCCAGCGGCCAGGTGGCCAAGACTCTGCATGCAGGACCTCCTTCTCCAGTGACTCCAAACAAAG TGACAAGGATGAGACAGATACACCAGCTATTTACAACACGGTCTTCCAGGATGACTACCCAGACAATTATGAAGACAGCTTTGCTGACCAAGAACTGGAAGGAGAGCAGGTGGCTGAGAAAGATGAATTAATGTCCATGAAAGGGGAGGATGAAGGCCATGACGAAGTAGGGCGGGAGAGGGAGGACATTGGGCGTTATTCAGATGATTGTGATTATTCAGATGACCATTATTCAGATGATGATGACCATTACTCGGATGCCAGTGAGCATTACTTGCCCCTGGACGATGAAAAGAATGAAGGGAGTGACATCATCAAAAGGCCCAAGAGTACAGAGAGCAGCCCAAGCTATAGAAGCGGCCAGTACAGCCGAAACAGTCAGAAGTCAGAGAGTGATAGGGAAAACGCTGCAATAGCAGACAAGAAAAATGACGAGGATGACTGA